The following proteins are co-located in the Brachybacterium sacelli genome:
- a CDS encoding TRAP transporter small permease, whose amino-acid sequence MQWQSNIVRKVLDAVEKVVMVAAVISLGVIVLTVVWQVVARYVTSQSTAWAPELSQTAFVWTALLAIPLGVRSGRHMLVDIWRSRPERLQKTMFTVASLVVLVICGTLVVHGVEMLGTSFQRSLPSLGISSGWQMLAVPVGFGLSFLFQLEVLVRRFVAPRTVEVDPAEQAL is encoded by the coding sequence GTGCAGTGGCAGTCGAACATCGTCAGGAAGGTCCTCGACGCGGTCGAGAAAGTGGTCATGGTCGCCGCGGTGATCTCCCTCGGAGTCATCGTCCTCACGGTGGTGTGGCAGGTGGTCGCCCGCTACGTGACCTCCCAGTCCACCGCGTGGGCGCCGGAGCTCTCGCAGACCGCCTTCGTCTGGACGGCTCTGCTCGCGATCCCCCTGGGAGTGCGCAGCGGACGTCACATGCTCGTCGACATCTGGCGGAGTCGCCCCGAGCGGCTGCAGAAGACGATGTTCACGGTCGCCTCACTGGTGGTGCTGGTGATCTGCGGGACGCTCGTCGTCCACGGTGTCGAGATGCTCGGAACCTCGTTCCAGCGCAGCCTGCCCAGTCTCGGCATCTCCTCGGGGTGGCAGATGCTCGCCGTCCCCGTCGGCTTCGGTCTCAGCTTCCTGTTCCAGCTCGAGGTGCTCGTGCGTCGATTCGTCGCGCCGCGCACCGTCGAGGTCGACCCCGCCGAGCAAGCGCTCTGA
- a CDS encoding TRAP transporter large permease, with the protein MGGMLLGSFGAGMLARIPIGFALAGASLITLYLMTTNDLAIGAQRIVAGIIPYPLLAVPLFILAGGLMNVGGISKRLLGLADAIVGRLTGGLAHTNILSSVFFGGLSGSSVADVSSLGRILIPAMKERNYTAAYAAGVTAASAIIAPILPPSITLILFGVVTGTSIGQLFFAGIVPAVIYMAVLMVTVLLTVKRRGFDQTSRATVDPREIGRTPKEDIPAFLPALWSAIPALMLPVLILVGIRGGIFTPTEAAGMAVAYSLLVGVFIYRELTPVKIYEAMKDSIGLIGLILLVMATAQLYSWALTSGGVPQSIAGALLELSGNPIVILLLINVLLLIVGMFIEANAAIIILIPILFPVAMELGIDPLHLGVVIVVNMGLGLVTPPVGLNLMLASEIAEVDIFEGIKGVWPFLVSGIAFLLLLTFVPALSTWLPGITF; encoded by the coding sequence ATGGGTGGAATGCTCCTGGGGTCATTCGGGGCGGGGATGCTCGCCCGCATCCCCATCGGCTTCGCATTGGCCGGTGCCTCGCTGATCACGCTGTACCTGATGACCACGAACGACCTCGCGATCGGTGCCCAGCGGATCGTCGCCGGCATCATCCCGTACCCGCTGCTGGCCGTCCCGCTGTTCATCCTCGCCGGCGGGCTCATGAACGTCGGTGGGATCTCCAAGCGCCTGCTCGGCCTCGCCGACGCGATCGTCGGCAGGCTCACCGGGGGCCTGGCCCATACCAACATCCTCTCGTCGGTGTTCTTCGGCGGGCTGTCGGGCTCGTCGGTCGCCGACGTCTCCTCGCTCGGCCGGATCCTCATCCCGGCCATGAAGGAGCGCAACTACACGGCCGCCTACGCCGCGGGAGTGACGGCCGCCTCCGCGATCATCGCGCCGATCCTTCCTCCCTCGATCACTCTGATCCTCTTCGGCGTCGTCACCGGCACCTCGATCGGCCAGCTCTTCTTCGCCGGAATCGTCCCCGCCGTCATCTACATGGCGGTGCTCATGGTGACCGTGCTCCTGACGGTCAAGCGCCGAGGATTCGACCAGACGTCGCGGGCGACGGTGGATCCCCGGGAGATCGGAAGGACACCCAAGGAGGACATCCCTGCCTTCCTTCCTGCGCTCTGGAGCGCGATCCCGGCGCTCATGCTGCCCGTCCTGATCCTGGTCGGCATCAGGGGCGGCATCTTCACGCCCACCGAGGCGGCGGGAATGGCCGTCGCCTACTCCCTGCTCGTCGGGGTCTTCATCTATCGGGAACTGACCCCTGTGAAGATCTACGAGGCCATGAAGGATTCGATCGGTCTGATCGGGCTGATCCTGCTGGTGATGGCCACTGCGCAGCTGTACTCGTGGGCATTGACCTCCGGCGGGGTGCCGCAATCGATCGCCGGGGCGCTGCTCGAGCTCTCGGGGAACCCGATCGTCATTCTCCTGCTGATCAACGTGCTGCTGCTGATCGTGGGGATGTTCATCGAGGCCAACGCCGCGATCATCATCCTGATCCCGATCCTGTTCCCGGTCGCGATGGAGCTCGGGATCGACCCGCTGCATCTCGGCGTCGTGATCGTGGTGAACATGGGCCTCGGACTCGTGACCCCGCCGGTGGGGCTGAACCTCATGCTCGCCTCGGAGATCGCCGAGGTGGACATCTTCGAGGGCATCAAGGGCGTCTGGCCGTTCCTCGTCTCCGGGATCGCGTTCCTCCTGTTGCTGACCTTCGTCCCGGCGCTGTCGACCTGGTTGCCCGGCATCACCTTCTGA